DNA from Pseudocitrobacter corydidari:
CGATGAAGCGCATCAGCTTCCTGATATCGCCAGCCAGTATTTTGGTCAGTCGCTCTCCAGCCGACAGCTGTTAGACCTCGCCAAAGACATCACCATCGCGTACCGAACAGAACTGAAAGATACCCAGCAATTGCAAAAATGTGCTGACCGCCTGGCGCAGGCCACTCAGGACTTCCGCTTGCAGCTGGGCGATCCTGGCTATCGCGGGAATCTGCGTGAACTGCTGGCAGATAACACCATTCAGCGCGCGCTTCTGTTGTTAGATGATGCGCTGGAGCTGTGCTATGACGTCGCCAAACTGTCGCTGGGGCGCTCTGCTTTGCTGGACGCGGCCTTTGAACGGGCGACGCTGTATCGTGCGCGACTCAAACGGTTGAAAGACGTCAACCAGCCGGGTTACAGCTACTGGTATGAGTGCAACTCGCGCCACTTTACCATGGCGCTAACGCCGCTCACGGTAGCCGATAAATTCAAAGAAGTCATGGCGCAGAAGCCGGGTAGCTGGATTTTTACCTCGGCCACCTTATCGGTGAACGACGATCTGCATCACTTCACCGATCGCCTCGGCATCGGAGAGGCGCACTCACTCCTGTTGCCGAGCCCGTTTGACTACGCGCATCAGGCACTGCTGTGCGTACCGCGTAACCTGCCGTTACCCAATCAGCCCGGCGCGGCGCGTCATCTGGCGGCCATGTTAAAACCGATCATCGAAGCCAACGATGGCCGCTGTTTTATGCTTTGCACCTCACACGCCATGATGCGTGATCTGGCGGAGCAGTTCCGCGCCACTATGACGTTACCGGTGTTACTCCAGGGCGAAACCAGCAAAGGGCAGTTGCTGCAACAGTTTGTCAGCGCGGGTAATGCGCTACTGGTGGCGACCAGCAGTTTCTGGGAAGGTGTGGATGTGCGTGGTGATGCGCTCTCGTTGGTGATCATCGATAAACTGCCGTTTACCTCACCGGATGACCCGCTGCTGAAGGCGCGAATGGAAGATTGTCGTCTGCGCGGCGGCGATCCCTTTGAAGACGTTCAGCTGCCGGATGCGGTCATTACCCTTAAACAGGGCGTCGGGCGTTTGATTCGCGACACCGACGATCGCGGTGTGCTGGTGATTTGCGACAATCGTCTGGTGATGCGCCCGTACGGCGCAACGTTCCTTGCCAGCCTGCCGCCTGCACCGCGCACGCGGGATATCGGGCGCGCGGTTCGTTTCCTGGCGATGTCATCCATTCGTTAACAAGGGCGCAGCCTGGTACAAAGTGTGCTAAGATGCGCGCCATTTTATTGATCTGCAATTGCGAGAGCGCGACGAATCATGCGAATTCTGGCTATCGACACCGCCACGGAAGCCTGCTCGGCTGCCCTGTGGAATACCGGTGACATCTGTGCTCATTTTGAACTCTGTCCTCGTGAACACACCCAACGCATTCTGCCTGTGGTGCAGGATATTCTTAGCCAAAGCGGCGTCACTTTAGCGGAGCTGGACGCGCTGGCTTTTGGCCGTGGGCCGGGCAGTTTTACCGGTGTGCGTATCGGTATCGGTATCGCGCAGGGGCTGGCGCTCGGCGCTGAACTGCCGATGATTGGCGTCTCGACGCTTGCGACCATGGCGCAGGGCGCATTCCGCAAAAGCGGCGCGACGCGCGTTCTGGCCGCCATTGATGCCCGCATGGGCGAAGTCTACTGGGCGGAGTATGTTCGCGACGAGCAGGGCATCTGGCACGGCGAAGAGAGTGAAGCGGTACTGAAACCGGAAGCGGTTAAAGCACGTCTCATGCAGTTATCCGGTGAATGGGTAACCGTGGGCACCGGTTGGCCGGCATGGCCTGAACTGGCCGCCGACGCCACGCACCTCACGATAACCGATGGCGAGGTGTTACTGCCCGCAGCCGAAGATATGCTACCCATCGCGGTTTATCTGCTGGAGCAGGGCAAAACCGTCGCCGTTGAGAAAGCCGAACCTAAATATTTACGCAACGAAGTGGCATGGAAGAAACTTCCGGGCCGTGAATGAATCTTAGTAAGTAAATACTGAGAAAAAGGAGTTGCATCATGGCGGGTCAAAAAGCGGTCGTTCGCATTGCTCTGGCGGGGCTTATTGCTGTCGCACTGAGTGGCTGCGTCAGCGTGCCGGATGCTATTAAGGGCAGCAGCCCAACGCCGCAGCAGGATCTGGTGCGCGTAATGGCATCGCCGCAGTTGTATGTCGGCCAGGAGTCCCGTTTCGGTGGGAAAGTGGTCAATGTGCAGAATACCAACGGTAATACGCGTCTGGAAATTGCTACCGTACCCCTCGACAGCGGTGCGCGCCCGATTCTTGGCGAACCTTCGCGCGGGCGAATTTATGCCGATGTTAATGGCTTCCTTGACCCCGTCGATTTCCGTGGGCAACTGGTGACGGTTGTCGGCCCTATTGCGGGCACGGTGGAAGGCAAGATTGGCAATACCGCCTACAAGTATCTGCGTGTTCAGGTCACCGGCTATAAACGCTGGCGGGTGACCCAGCAGGTGGTGATGCCGCCGCAGCCGATTGATCCCTGGTTCTACGGCCCGCATCCGTGGCGTGGGGGTTACGGTTATGGCGGTTGGGGATGGTATAACCCCGGCCCCGCTCAGGTACAAACTATCGTTACTGAATAACGAATTGATTTGTAAAAGAAAAGAGGCAGCGGCTAGTCCGCTGTCTCTTTATTTAGATGGTATTAGAAAAATAAAAAGTGACGCGCTTCGCAACCTGCGGTTTGTGTAATTAATAAACTGGTACGCTGAGTTAATATTATGTTAACGGATGGTTTATTAATTGGGGTTGTGATGACGACGAATACGCATTTTAGAGGTGATACTTTGAAGAAGGTTTGGCTCAACCGTTATCCGTCCGATGTTCCGGCGGATATCAATCCTGACCGTTATCAATCCCTGGTTGAACTCTTCGAACATGCCACGACGCGCTATGCTGACCAGCCAGCGTTCGTCAACATGGGCGAAGTGATGACGTTTCGTAAACTGGAAGAGCGCAGTCGTGCGTTCGCCGCCTATCTTCAGCAGGGGCTTGGGTTACAAAAGGGCGATCGCGTGGCGTTGATGATGCCGAACCTGCTGCAATATCCGGTCGCGCTGTTTGGTATTCTACGTGCGGGCATGATTGCGGTGAACGTCAACCCGCTCTATACCCCACGCGAGCTGGAGCATCAGCTCAACGACAGCGGTGCGGCAGCAATTGTCATTGTCTCCAACTTTGCCCACACCCTGGAAAAAGTCGTCGAAAAAACCCAGGTGAAGCACGTTATTCTGACGCGCATGGGCGATCAGCTTTCCACCGCGAAAGGGACGCTGGTTAACTTTGTGGTGAAGTACATCAAGCGTCTGGTGCCAAAATATCATCTGCCGGATGCTATCTCTTTCCGTCGCGCGCTGCACAACGGCTATCGGCTTCAGTATGTTAAACCTGAGATCAGCGCCGACGATCTCGCGTTCCTGCAATATACCGGCGGCACTACCGGCGTGGCGAAAGGCGCGATGCTCACGCACCGCAATATGCTCGCCAACCTCGAACAGGTTAACGCCACCTATGGGCCGTTGTTGCATCGCGGTACGGAGCTGGTGATAACCGCACTGCCGCTGTATCACATCTTTGCGCTCACCATGAACTGCCTGCTGTTTATCGAGCTGGGCGGTAAGAACGTGTTAATCACCAACCCGCGCGATATTCCGGGGCTGGTGAAAGAGCTGGCAAAATACCCGTTTACCGCGATGACCGGGGTAAATACCTTATTCAACGCGCTGCTGAACAACAAAGAGTTTCAGCAGCTCGACTTTTCGACACTGCATCTCTCGGCGGGCGGCGGCATGCCGGTACAGAATGCGGTTGCTGAACGCTGGGTAAAACTGACCGGGCAGTATCTGCTGGAAGGTTACGGCCTGACGGAGTGCTCGCCGCTGGTGAGCGTCAACCCGCACGATATCGACTATCACAGCGGCAGTATTGGCCTGCCGGTGCCGTCCACCGATGTTAAGCTGGTGGATGATGACGATAACGAAGTGGCGCACGGCGAGCCGGGTGAACTTTGCGTGAAAGGGCCACAGGTGATGCTGGGCTACTGGCAGCGTCCGGACGCGACGGATGAAATCATCAAAGACGGCTGGCTGCATACTGGCGATATCGCGGTGATGGACGACGAAGGCTTCCTGCGTATTGTCGATCGCAAAAAAGACATGATTCTGGTCTCTGGCTTCAATGTGTATCCAAATGAAATTGAAGATGTAGTGATGCAGCATCCTGGCGTTCAGGAAGTGGCGGCCGTCGGCGTACCGGCGGGAAGTAGCGGCGAAACGGTGAAGATTTTTGTCGTTAAGAAAGACGCCTCGTTAACTGATGAAGCGCTCATCACCTTCTGCCGCCGCCAGCTAACGGGCTATAAGGTGCCGAAACTTGTCGAATTCCGTGATGAATTACCGAAGTCTAACGTTGGTAAGATTTTGAGACGAGAATTACGTGACGAAGCACGTGCTAAAGTAGAGAATAAAGGCTGAGAAATTTCTAAGTCGCCAGACGCCGGCTATGCCGGCGTTTTTATTGGGCGCAATCTAAGAGAGTATGATTTGAACTATCAGATGATCACCACCAACGAAGCGCTGAGCACCTTGTGCGAAGCCGTTGCGCAGGTTACTTCCATCGCGCTGGACACCGAGTTTGTCCGCACCCGTACCTATTATCCGCAGCTGGGACTCATTCAGCTGTTTGATGGTCAGCAAACGTCGCTTATCGATCCGCTCGGCATTACCGACTGGTCTCCGTTGCAGGCGATTTTGCAGGACACCCGCATCACTAAGTTCCTGCACGCGGGTAGCGAAGACCTGGAAGTGTTTCTGAATGTATTCGGTTCAATGCCAAAACCGCTGATTGATACCCAAATTCTGGCCGCGTTTTGCGGCCGCCCGATGTCCTGGGGTTTTGCGGCGATGGTGGAAGAGTATACCGGCGTCAAACTGGACAAAAGCGAGTCGCGTACCGACTGGCTGGCGCGCCCGTTGACCGAGCGTCAATGCATCTATGCGGCGGCAGACGTCTGGTATCTGCTGCCTATCGCGCACAAGCTGATGGCGGAAACCGAGCAGGCAGGGCGCTTAGACGCCGCACTGGATGAGTGCCGTCTCATGCAGCAGCGTCGTCAGGAAGTGGTTGACCCGGCGGAAGCCTGGCGCGACATCACCAACGCCTGGCAACTGCGTACGCGTCAGCTGGCGTGCCTGCAACTGCTGGCCGACTGGCGTCTGCGTAAAGCCCGTGAGCGCGATCTGGCGGTGAATTTTGTGGTGCGTGAAGAACATCTGTGGAGCGTGGCGCGCTATATGCCGGGCAGCATGGGCGAGCTCGACAGTCTGGGCCTTTCCGGTAGTGAGATCCGCTTCCATGGTAAAACGCTGCTGAGCCTGGTGGCGAAAGCGCAGGCGCTACCGGATGACGCACTGCCAGAGCCGTTGCTGAATCTGATGGACATGCCGGGCTATCGCAAAGCGTTTAAAGAGATTAAAGCGCTGGTGCAGGAAGTGGGGCAGGAATCTGGTGTAAGTGCCGAACTGCTGGCGTCGCGTCGCCAGATTAACCAGTTGCTGAACTGGCACTGGCAGCTGAAAACCTTCGCCAGCGCACCAGAGATGATCTCCGGCTGGCGCGGCGAGCTGCTGGGTGGCCGTCTTGACGCGCTGCTCGCCGAGTATCCGCGCTAAAAAAGAAACCCCGGTGGCCTGCGCCTTCCGGGGTTTTTTCTCACATCGACCAGCGATATCAGGACTTAGATTCTTCCGCTTCCGGTAAGGTCACGTTAAGTTCCAGAATCGAGATATCCCCGTCTTTCTGTTCCAGCTGTACTGTCACCATTTCCGGGTCAATCTGAATGTATTTGCAGATGACTTCCAGAATGTCCTTGCGCAGCTGCGGCAGGTAATGCGGTTCAGCATCGCTGCGGCGGCGTTCTGCCACAATAATCTGTAAGCGTTCTTTCGCGATATTCGCGGTGCTCTTTTTTCGTGAGAGAAAAAAGTCGAGTAATGCCATAATTTATCCTCCGAACAGGCGTTTGAGGAAACCTTTCTTCTCTTCTTCAATGAAGCGGAAAGGACGTTCTTCTCCCAACAGACGATCCACAGTGTCAGCGTAGGCTTTACCTGCATCGGACACCGCATCCAGAATAACCGGTTCACCCTGGTTGGAGGCGCGCAGTACAGATTGATCTTCCGGGATGACGCCGACCAGTTTAATGCGCAGAATTTCCAGCACATCTTCCATGCTCAGCATATCGCCTTTGTTTACGCGACCCGGATTGTAGCGGGTCAGCAGAAGGTGTTCTTTAATCGGTTCTTCACCGTTTTCCGCACGACGCGATTTCGAGGCCAGAATGCCCAGAATGCGGTCGGAGTCGCGCACGGAAGAGACTTCCGGGTTGGTGGTGATGATCGCTTCATCGGCGAAATAGAGCGCCATCAGCGCGCCGGTTTCGATGCCCGCCGGGGAGTCGCAGACCACAAAGTCGAACTCCATCTTCTTCAGTTCTTCGAGTACTTTTGCGACGCCTTCGCGGGTCAATGCGTCTTTATCACGGGTCTGTGAGGCCGGAAGAATAAACAGATTTTCCGTGCGCTTATCTTTGATCAGCGCCTGGTTCAGCGTGGCATCGCCCTGAATAACGTTAACGAAATCATACACAACGCGGCGTTCACAGCCCATAATCAGGTCGAGGTTTCGCAGTCCGATATCGAAATCGATAACGACAGTTTTCTTTCCCTTCTGCGCCAAACCAGTCGCGATGGCCGCGCTGGAGGTGGTTTTGCCCACGCCCCCTTTACCCGAAGTCACAACAATAATGCGTGCCATAGAAATTCCTTGTTAAAAGGGATTAATTAAACGGTTGAATTGTCAAAGCGCTGTCGTCTAAACGCAGACGCGCCGCTTTGCCATAAAACTCGGCTGGGATTTGATCGCTCAGCCAGTATTCCCCGGCAATGGACATCAATTCCGCTGCCAGATGTGTACAAAAAATTTGTGCCTCCCGGTCACCGGCAGCGCCAGCCAGCACGCGTCCCCGCATCATGCCATACACATGAATGTTACCATCAGCGATAAGCTCTGCGCCTGCGCTCACGTGGTTTGTAACAATCAGATCACAGTTTGGCGCATAAATGCGCTGACCGGAACGAACCGGCATATCAATCAATCGCGTTTTTGTGATCGTGCTAACAGTTGGGGCAGGTTCTGGCTGAGGTTGAGGTTCGGCGGGAGCAGGGCGGGCGATTTTTTCTTTACCCTCAGTGAGTAAAGGCAGGCCCGCTTTGTCGATTTCCGCTTTCATGCGCGGGTTCTTCGCGCCGCTCACGCCCACAATACGCAAACCCGCAGCATTAATCGCCTGCTGCAACGGCTGCCATTGGGTCGTCTCTTCCAGGCTACTGACGTTTACCACCACCGGCGCGTGACGAAAAAAAGCCGGAGCCTGAGCCACCTTGTCTTCTAACGCCTGACGAATAATCTCGGGATTTGCCTCATGCAAATGCACCACTGATAAAGTGAAGCTACTGCCTTTAAGTTCGATTGGCGTGTTTGACATCCTGGCCTTACTCAATTTGCTATTTATCATCCAGCACTATGCGGTGATATTCCGAAGACTATCAGGCATGTTATAGTCACTGATATATAGAGGCAAGTCACCACGGGCTTAAATAAGAGTAAAAGTATGTTTTGTGTGATCTACCGGAGCGCTAAACGCGACCAAACCTATCTTTATGTCGAAAAAAGAGACGATTTCTCCCGCGTGCCTGAGGAGCTGATGAAAGGCTTCGGGCAACCGCAGTTGGCGATGCTGCTGCCGCTGGACGGGCGTAAACAGCTGGTGAACGCGGATCTTGAAAAGGTAAAACAGGCCCTCAAAGAGCAGGGATATTATTTACAGATCCCGCCGCCGCCTGAGAATTTACTGAAACAGCATCTGGCCGAATCAGGTAAACCGCAAGATTAATCCTGGTCCGTTATTGATGTTGGTCGAAAAATGAGTCTATTAGTTATAACAAATATGTTTGAAAAACGAATAGGGGAAACGAATGTATCAGCATCATAACTGGCAAGGGGCATTGCTGGATTATCCGGTCAGTAAAGTCGTCTGTGTCGGCAGTAATTACGCAAAGCACATTCAGGAAATGGGCAGCGCTATTCCGGAAGAACCGGTGTTGTTTATCAAACCGGAAACCGCGCTTTGCGATATTCGCCAACCGCTGGTGCTTCCGCAAGGGCTGGGTTCTGTGCATCATGAAGTTGAACTGGCGGTGCTGATTGGCGCAACATTGCGCCAGGCAACCGAAGAGCACGTTCAGAAAGCGATTGCGGGTTATGGCGTAGCGCTGGATCTCACGCTGCGCGATGTGCAGGGTAAAATGAAGAAAGCGGGGCAACCGTGGGAAAAAGCCAAAGGCTTTGATAATTCCTGCCCGATTTCTGGTTTTATTCCGGCTGCCGAATTCGAGAGCGATCCGCAGAATACGCCGCTGGCGTTAACGGTTAACGGCGAGGTGCGCCAGCAGGGAACGACGGCAGACATGATCCATAAAATCATCCCGCTGATTGCCTATATGAGCCGTTTCTTCACTCTGAAGCCTGGCGATGTCGTGTTAACCGGCACCCCCGAAGGCGTGGGGCCACTGCTGAGCGGCGATGAACTGACCGTACAGTTCAACGGCCTTTCCCTCTCTACCCGCGTACTGTAATCCCTTCTTGCCGCCCTGATTGGGCGGCAAAACTTGCATCCCTGTGCCAGACTGGTTATAAGGTGCACCCTGGTTTTTGATGTGGACATCCTTATGAGCGAATTACCTTTCTGGCAAAGCAAAACTCTCGACGAAATGACTGACGCCGAGTGGGAATCGCTGTGCGATGGCTGCGGGCAATGCTGCCTGCATAAACTGATGGATGAAGACACGGATGAAATCTATTTCACCAACGTTGCCTGCCGTCAGCTGAACATCAAAACCTGTCAGTGCCGTAACTACGAACGTCGTTTCGAATATGAGCCGGACTGCATCAAACTCACCCGCGAGAATTTGCCAACCTTCGAGTGGTTACCGCACACCTGTGCCTATCGCCTGCTGGCGGAGGGGAAAGGTCTGCCGGAGTGGCATCCGCTGTTGACCGGCTCAAAAGCCGCGATGCATGGCGAGCGTATTTCTGTGCGCCATATTGCTGTGAAAGAGTCGGAAGTGCGCGACTGGCAGGACCATATTATGAATAAGCCTGAGTGGGCAGACTAACCCCAACGCCATCACGAACAATAAACGTTTGCCGCCATTGGCCCGCGTAAACCATTTACGCGGCAAAACTCCACGCGCATGCCGGGGATCAGAGATTCGGATTGATGGGTACTGAGGGCTGAGATGTGAACCTGAACGTCTTTACGACCATCTGAAGGGGTGATGAGACCTTTACCGCTGAGGGAGTCAAAAGCTTTGACAATGCCTGTCATTTTACGAGACAAATAAATTCCTTTGTATTGATAACGCCGAACACTATACGCAGGTTTGGATATTTATCCAGTGTTTTATTTTGTCAGGCAGCACTGCGGAATTAAAAAACGCGCCAAAAGGCGCGTTTTTTAGAAGTCATTATCGACCAAACAAATCGCGTTTTTTCGGCTTAAACGGCTGAGCGATAATCACCAGCACCGCCACCACCAGATAAGCGGCGAAGATACCGACCAGCCACTGCGGCATTTCCAGCGACAGGAAAGACCACTGACGCACCGCGCAGTCGCCGGATGCGACAAACACCTGCGGCAGCCATTTATCGAGCGGCAGCCAGGTCGGGAAGCGCGCGGCAAAGTCGCAGGTCATAAACGGCGACGGATGCAGCTGAATCATCGTGTGCTCCCAGGCAAGCTGCAAACCACGAATGGCGCTGTAGATCCAAATCACCATGGCGACGTAACGCAGCGGCGTTTTTGGGGCGATGGCGCCTACAATACCTGCACCCATGATGCCGAACAGGGCGCAACGCTCATAGATACACATGACGCACGGCTGCAGCAGCATAATATGCTGGAAATACAGCGCAACGAGTTCAAGTGCAAAGGCAGTCAACGCCATCAACAACCACGCGCCACGGCCTCGTGAGCACTGGTTCAAATATCGCAACATAATCATTTCCCTGGAACATGTTTAAGAGCAGCAGTTTAAACCAAAAAAAGCCTGCCGCCACTGACGTTTAGCAATTATTACGTAAATGAACATTAAATGCCCGGCACTACTGGCCGGGCAGTTTAGCTTTAAGGTAAATGTGGAGAGGGGATCCAACCGAGCGCCAATAGCCAGTCGCTGGCGGGTTGCAGGGCAAACTCAACGCACAGCAGCCCAACCAGTGTCAGTACAATGGTGTAAGGCAGCGCCATCCAGACCATGCGACCATAAGAAAGTCGTATGAGCGGTGCCAGCGCCGAGGTGAGCAGGAACAGGAATGCCGCCTGACCATTCGGCGTGGCGACTGACGGCAGGTTAGTGCCGGTGTTGATCGCGACCGCCAGCATCTCAAATTGTTTGAGGTCGATAGCGCCAGACTCCAGCGCAGCCTTCACTTCGTTGATATAGACGGTGCCAACAAACACGTTATCGGAAATCGACGACAGCAAACCGTTGAAGATATAGAACAGCGAGCGCTGTGCGTGCGGAGAAGCTTGCAGCACAAAGTCGATGATTGGCGCGAACAGGTGCTGGTCAATAATCACCGCAACGACCGCGAAGAAGACGGTCAGCAGCGCGGTGAAGGGCAGCGCCTCGGTGAAGGCTTTGCCGATGGCATGCTCATCGGTAATGCCGGTGAACGAGGTGGCAAAGATGATAACCGACAGACCAATTAACCCGACTTCCGCCAGATGGAAAGCCAGCGCCAGCACCAGCCAGACGCCAATCAGCGCCTGAACGCACAGGCGCATGGTGTCCTGGCGCGAGCGCTGTTTACGGCTTCGCTCATCAAAATCATGCAGTGTTTTGCGCACGGTCTCCGGAAGCGTGGCCCCGTAACCGAACAGCTTGAATCTCTCTAAAAGCAGGCAGGTGGTGATGCCACAAATAAACACCGGCACGGTAACCGGAGCCATTCGCATAAAGAACTCACCGAAGTGCCAGCCGGAGGCTTTGGCGATAATCAGGTTCTGTGGTTCGCCGACCATCGTCATCACGCCGCCAAGCGCGGTGCCGACGCCCGCGTGCATCATCAGGCTGCGCAGAAACGCGCGGAATTGTTCCAGTACGTCGCGATAGTGTTTATCAATGTGGCTATCATCGAGCAGATCGTCATCGTCAGTACGGTTTGACGCCGCTCGGTGATAAATGCCATAGAAACCCACCGCGACGCTGATGATCACCGCGACGACCGTCAGCGCATCAAGGAAGGCT
Protein-coding regions in this window:
- a CDS encoding ATP-dependent DNA helicase, which encodes MTDDFAADGQLAKAITGFKPREPQRQMAHAVAQAIRDGEPLVVEAGTGTGKTYAYLAPALRADKKVIISTGSKALQDQLYSRDLPTVAKALEFKGKLALLKGRSNYLCIERLEQQALAGGDLPVNTLSDVILLRSWANQTIDGDISTCVSVAEDSQAWPLVTSTNDNCLGSDCPQYADCFVVKARKKAMDADVVVVNHHLFLADMVVKESGFGELIPEAEVMIFDEAHQLPDIASQYFGQSLSSRQLLDLAKDITIAYRTELKDTQQLQKCADRLAQATQDFRLQLGDPGYRGNLRELLADNTIQRALLLLDDALELCYDVAKLSLGRSALLDAAFERATLYRARLKRLKDVNQPGYSYWYECNSRHFTMALTPLTVADKFKEVMAQKPGSWIFTSATLSVNDDLHHFTDRLGIGEAHSLLLPSPFDYAHQALLCVPRNLPLPNQPGAARHLAAMLKPIIEANDGRCFMLCTSHAMMRDLAEQFRATMTLPVLLQGETSKGQLLQQFVSAGNALLVATSSFWEGVDVRGDALSLVIIDKLPFTSPDDPLLKARMEDCRLRGGDPFEDVQLPDAVITLKQGVGRLIRDTDDRGVLVICDNRLVMRPYGATFLASLPPAPRTRDIGRAVRFLAMSSIR
- the tsaB gene encoding tRNA (adenosine(37)-N6)-threonylcarbamoyltransferase complex dimerization subunit type 1 TsaB; its protein translation is MRILAIDTATEACSAALWNTGDICAHFELCPREHTQRILPVVQDILSQSGVTLAELDALAFGRGPGSFTGVRIGIGIAQGLALGAELPMIGVSTLATMAQGAFRKSGATRVLAAIDARMGEVYWAEYVRDEQGIWHGEESEAVLKPEAVKARLMQLSGEWVTVGTGWPAWPELAADATHLTITDGEVLLPAAEDMLPIAVYLLEQGKTVAVEKAEPKYLRNEVAWKKLPGRE
- a CDS encoding Slp family lipoprotein, which gives rise to MAGQKAVVRIALAGLIAVALSGCVSVPDAIKGSSPTPQQDLVRVMASPQLYVGQESRFGGKVVNVQNTNGNTRLEIATVPLDSGARPILGEPSRGRIYADVNGFLDPVDFRGQLVTVVGPIAGTVEGKIGNTAYKYLRVQVTGYKRWRVTQQVVMPPQPIDPWFYGPHPWRGGYGYGGWGWYNPGPAQVQTIVTE
- the fadD gene encoding long-chain-fatty-acid--CoA ligase FadD, coding for MKKVWLNRYPSDVPADINPDRYQSLVELFEHATTRYADQPAFVNMGEVMTFRKLEERSRAFAAYLQQGLGLQKGDRVALMMPNLLQYPVALFGILRAGMIAVNVNPLYTPRELEHQLNDSGAAAIVIVSNFAHTLEKVVEKTQVKHVILTRMGDQLSTAKGTLVNFVVKYIKRLVPKYHLPDAISFRRALHNGYRLQYVKPEISADDLAFLQYTGGTTGVAKGAMLTHRNMLANLEQVNATYGPLLHRGTELVITALPLYHIFALTMNCLLFIELGGKNVLITNPRDIPGLVKELAKYPFTAMTGVNTLFNALLNNKEFQQLDFSTLHLSAGGGMPVQNAVAERWVKLTGQYLLEGYGLTECSPLVSVNPHDIDYHSGSIGLPVPSTDVKLVDDDDNEVAHGEPGELCVKGPQVMLGYWQRPDATDEIIKDGWLHTGDIAVMDDEGFLRIVDRKKDMILVSGFNVYPNEIEDVVMQHPGVQEVAAVGVPAGSSGETVKIFVVKKDASLTDEALITFCRRQLTGYKVPKLVEFRDELPKSNVGKILRRELRDEARAKVENKG
- the rnd gene encoding ribonuclease D, translating into MNYQMITTNEALSTLCEAVAQVTSIALDTEFVRTRTYYPQLGLIQLFDGQQTSLIDPLGITDWSPLQAILQDTRITKFLHAGSEDLEVFLNVFGSMPKPLIDTQILAAFCGRPMSWGFAAMVEEYTGVKLDKSESRTDWLARPLTERQCIYAAADVWYLLPIAHKLMAETEQAGRLDAALDECRLMQQRRQEVVDPAEAWRDITNAWQLRTRQLACLQLLADWRLRKARERDLAVNFVVREEHLWSVARYMPGSMGELDSLGLSGSEIRFHGKTLLSLVAKAQALPDDALPEPLLNLMDMPGYRKAFKEIKALVQEVGQESGVSAELLASRRQINQLLNWHWQLKTFASAPEMISGWRGELLGGRLDALLAEYPR
- the minE gene encoding cell division topological specificity factor MinE, with protein sequence MALLDFFLSRKKSTANIAKERLQIIVAERRRSDAEPHYLPQLRKDILEVICKYIQIDPEMVTVQLEQKDGDISILELNVTLPEAEESKS
- the minD gene encoding septum site-determining protein MinD, whose translation is MARIIVVTSGKGGVGKTTSSAAIATGLAQKGKKTVVIDFDIGLRNLDLIMGCERRVVYDFVNVIQGDATLNQALIKDKRTENLFILPASQTRDKDALTREGVAKVLEELKKMEFDFVVCDSPAGIETGALMALYFADEAIITTNPEVSSVRDSDRILGILASKSRRAENGEEPIKEHLLLTRYNPGRVNKGDMLSMEDVLEILRIKLVGVIPEDQSVLRASNQGEPVILDAVSDAGKAYADTVDRLLGEERPFRFIEEEKKGFLKRLFGG
- the minC gene encoding septum site-determining protein MinC encodes the protein MSNTPIELKGSSFTLSVVHLHEANPEIIRQALEDKVAQAPAFFRHAPVVVNVSSLEETTQWQPLQQAINAAGLRIVGVSGAKNPRMKAEIDKAGLPLLTEGKEKIARPAPAEPQPQPEPAPTVSTITKTRLIDMPVRSGQRIYAPNCDLIVTNHVSAGAELIADGNIHVYGMMRGRVLAGAAGDREAQIFCTHLAAELMSIAGEYWLSDQIPAEFYGKAARLRLDDSALTIQPFN
- a CDS encoding YcgL domain-containing protein, which codes for MFCVIYRSAKRDQTYLYVEKRDDFSRVPEELMKGFGQPQLAMLLPLDGRKQLVNADLEKVKQALKEQGYYLQIPPPPENLLKQHLAESGKPQD
- a CDS encoding fumarylacetoacetate hydrolase family protein, which gives rise to MYQHHNWQGALLDYPVSKVVCVGSNYAKHIQEMGSAIPEEPVLFIKPETALCDIRQPLVLPQGLGSVHHEVELAVLIGATLRQATEEHVQKAIAGYGVALDLTLRDVQGKMKKAGQPWEKAKGFDNSCPISGFIPAAEFESDPQNTPLALTVNGEVRQQGTTADMIHKIIPLIAYMSRFFTLKPGDVVLTGTPEGVGPLLSGDELTVQFNGLSLSTRVL
- a CDS encoding YcgN family cysteine cluster protein, encoding MSELPFWQSKTLDEMTDAEWESLCDGCGQCCLHKLMDEDTDEIYFTNVACRQLNIKTCQCRNYERRFEYEPDCIKLTRENLPTFEWLPHTCAYRLLAEGKGLPEWHPLLTGSKAAMHGERISVRHIAVKESEVRDWQDHIMNKPEWAD
- the cspF gene encoding cold shock-like protein CspF translates to MSRKMTGIVKAFDSLSGKGLITPSDGRKDVQVHISALSTHQSESLIPGMRVEFCRVNGLRGPMAANVYCS
- the dsbB gene encoding disulfide bond formation protein DsbB gives rise to the protein MLRYLNQCSRGRGAWLLMALTAFALELVALYFQHIMLLQPCVMCIYERCALFGIMGAGIVGAIAPKTPLRYVAMVIWIYSAIRGLQLAWEHTMIQLHPSPFMTCDFAARFPTWLPLDKWLPQVFVASGDCAVRQWSFLSLEMPQWLVGIFAAYLVVAVLVIIAQPFKPKKRDLFGR